Proteins from a genomic interval of Lysobacter arenosi:
- a CDS encoding dicarboxylate/amino acid:cation symporter — MSTTARVLLGLFLGALIGLLLAWWDVAAATRVADFIQPIGRLWLNALQMTVVPLVAALVVIGVNTATDAAASGRTARKAIITFVIILSVCAAFAAIVAPLLFSLVPRQEGLAESLRAATAGTAQLSLPNSLGDWFVGIIPSNAIAAAAQSAMMPLVVFALFFGFALTRIETGRRARLLELVQSIADVMVVIVRWVLWAAPVGVFALVLAVCARVGHGMIGAFGWYIAILSAMYLCATALMYPIAVLAGSERVRRFAAAIVPAQAVAASTQSSLASLPAMIESSRVRLGHPLSVTSLVLPMAVSLFRITSPMQYIGVASFVAWAYGIDLSATQMAAGAALAVVISMGSVGLPGQVSFMATNMPVTQAMGLPVEPLGLLLALDTIPDVFATLGNVTGDLTATAVVAKGQTEPEAAAETSPL; from the coding sequence GTGTCGACCACCGCCCGCGTACTGCTCGGACTCTTTCTTGGCGCCCTCATCGGCCTGCTGCTGGCCTGGTGGGATGTGGCCGCCGCGACACGCGTCGCCGACTTCATCCAGCCGATCGGCCGGCTCTGGCTCAACGCCTTGCAGATGACCGTGGTGCCGCTGGTCGCGGCGCTGGTGGTGATCGGCGTCAACACCGCCACCGACGCCGCCGCCTCCGGGCGCACCGCGCGCAAGGCGATCATCACCTTCGTGATCATCCTCAGCGTCTGCGCCGCGTTCGCCGCGATCGTGGCGCCACTGCTGTTCTCGCTGGTGCCGCGCCAGGAAGGCCTAGCCGAATCGCTGCGCGCGGCCACCGCCGGCACCGCCCAGCTGAGCCTGCCCAATTCGCTGGGCGACTGGTTCGTCGGCATCATTCCCAGCAACGCGATAGCCGCCGCCGCGCAGAGCGCGATGATGCCGCTGGTGGTGTTCGCGCTGTTCTTCGGCTTCGCCCTGACCCGCATCGAAACCGGCCGCCGCGCGCGCCTGCTCGAACTGGTCCAGTCGATCGCCGACGTGATGGTGGTGATCGTGCGCTGGGTGCTGTGGGCGGCGCCGGTGGGCGTGTTCGCGCTGGTGCTGGCGGTGTGCGCGCGCGTCGGCCACGGCATGATCGGCGCGTTCGGCTGGTACATCGCGATCCTGTCGGCGATGTACCTGTGCGCCACCGCGCTGATGTACCCGATCGCGGTGCTGGCCGGCAGCGAACGCGTCCGCCGCTTCGCCGCCGCAATCGTGCCGGCGCAGGCCGTGGCGGCCAGCACGCAGTCGTCGCTGGCCTCGCTGCCGGCGATGATCGAAAGCTCGCGCGTGCGCCTGGGCCATCCGCTCAGCGTGACCTCGCTGGTGCTGCCGATGGCGGTGTCGCTGTTCCGCATCACCAGCCCGATGCAGTACATCGGCGTGGCGTCCTTCGTCGCCTGGGCCTACGGCATCGATCTCAGCGCCACGCAGATGGCGGCCGGCGCGGCCCTGGCGGTGGTGATCAGCATGGGTTCGGTCGGCCTGCCCGGCCAGGTCAGCTTCATGGCGACCAACATGCCGGTGACCCAGGCGATGGGCCTGCCGGTGGAGCCGTTGGGCCTGCTGCTGGCGCTGGACACCATCCCGGACGTGTTCGCCACCCTGGGCAACGTGACCGGCGATCTCACCGCCACGGCGGTGGTGGCCAAGGGCCAGACCGAGCCCGAGGCCGCGGCCGAAACGTCTCCTTTGTAG
- the amaB gene encoding L-piperidine-6-carboxylate dehydrogenase: protein MTHPVLTALGLTDTESGTYLGSGEWSPTRDAGVLESINPTNGEVLAKVEASSQADYDAIVERAQAAFKVWRTTPAPRRGEAVRLCADALRKHKDALGSLVALEMGKSKPEGDGEVQEMIDIGDFAVGLSRQLYGLTMHSERPGHRMYEQWHPIGIVGVISAFNFPVAVWAWNSFIAAICGNITLWKPSPKTPLSAVASMKICNAALKAGGFPDIFFLFNDAGTELASSFVDDKRIGLISFTGSTKVGRIVGERVARRMGRSLLELGGNNAIIVDPSADLKLAIPAIAFGAVGTAGQRCTTTRRLFVQESIYDDVLAKLITAYKQVEKKIGDPTDPNNLMGPLNSRDAVQAYLDAVEKAKASGGKVETGGAAIDGPGNFVLPTIVTGLTNDAEVVQTETFAPILYVMKYGQLDEAIELQNDVPQGLSSSIFTQNLKAAEAFLAASGSDCGIANVNIGTSGAEIGGAFGGEKETGGGRESGSDAWRAYMRRQTNTINYSDALPLAQGIKFDL from the coding sequence ATGACCCACCCCGTCCTCACCGCCCTCGGCCTGACCGATACCGAATCCGGCACCTACCTCGGCAGTGGCGAATGGTCGCCGACCCGTGACGCCGGCGTTCTGGAGTCGATCAACCCGACCAACGGCGAGGTTCTGGCCAAGGTCGAGGCCTCCTCGCAGGCCGACTACGACGCCATCGTCGAGCGCGCCCAGGCCGCCTTCAAGGTGTGGCGCACCACCCCGGCTCCGCGCCGCGGCGAAGCCGTGCGCCTGTGCGCCGATGCGCTGCGCAAGCACAAGGACGCGCTGGGCTCGCTGGTCGCGCTGGAGATGGGCAAGTCCAAGCCCGAAGGCGACGGCGAAGTGCAGGAGATGATCGACATCGGCGACTTCGCCGTCGGTCTGTCGCGCCAGCTCTACGGCCTGACCATGCACTCCGAGCGCCCCGGCCACCGCATGTACGAGCAGTGGCACCCGATCGGCATCGTCGGCGTGATCTCGGCGTTCAACTTCCCGGTCGCGGTGTGGGCCTGGAACAGCTTCATCGCTGCCATCTGCGGCAACATCACCCTGTGGAAGCCCTCGCCGAAGACGCCGCTGTCGGCGGTCGCCTCGATGAAGATCTGCAACGCCGCGCTCAAGGCCGGCGGCTTCCCGGACATCTTCTTCCTGTTCAACGATGCCGGCACCGAGCTGGCTTCGAGCTTCGTCGACGACAAGCGCATCGGCCTGATCAGCTTCACCGGTTCGACCAAGGTCGGCCGCATCGTCGGTGAGCGCGTCGCCCGTCGCATGGGCCGCTCGCTGCTGGAGCTGGGCGGCAACAACGCGATCATCGTCGACCCCAGCGCAGACCTGAAGCTGGCGATTCCGGCCATTGCCTTCGGCGCCGTCGGCACCGCCGGCCAGCGCTGCACCACCACGCGCCGGTTGTTCGTGCAGGAATCGATCTACGACGACGTCCTGGCCAAGCTGATCACCGCCTACAAGCAGGTCGAAAAGAAGATCGGCGACCCGACCGACCCGAACAACCTGATGGGTCCGCTCAACAGCCGTGACGCGGTGCAGGCGTACCTCGATGCCGTCGAGAAGGCCAAGGCCAGCGGCGGCAAGGTCGAGACCGGTGGCGCTGCCATCGACGGCCCGGGCAACTTCGTCCTGCCGACGATCGTGACCGGCCTGACCAACGACGCCGAAGTCGTCCAGACCGAGACCTTCGCGCCGATCCTGTACGTGATGAAGTACGGCCAGCTCGACGAAGCCATCGAGCTGCAGAACGACGTGCCGCAGGGCCTGTCGTCGTCGATCTTCACCCAGAACCTGAAGGCGGCCGAGGCGTTCCTGGCGGCATCGGGTTCCGATTGCGGCATCGCCAACGTCAACATCGGCACCAGCGGCGCCGAGATCGGCGGCGCCTTCGGTGGCGAGAAGGAAACCGGCGGCGGTCGCGAGTCGGGTTCCGATGCATGGCGCGCCTACATGCGCCGGCAGACGAATACCATCAACTACTCCGACGCGCTGCCGCTGGCACAGGGCATCAAGTTCGACCTCTGA
- a CDS encoding quinone-dependent dihydroorotate dehydrogenase, protein MYSIVRPFLFGLDAETAHGATLAAMEAAYRSGLSPLLGRRPAPLPTRAFGLTFPNPVGLAAGLDKNGAHIDALLALGFGFVEVGTVTPRAQEGNPKPRMFRLPDQQAVINRLGFNNGGVDELVRNVGKARRRGGLLGINIGKNKDTPNESAETDYLHCLERVYPLADYVTVNISSPNTAGLRELQEEQSLRRLVSILREAQERLGALHGKRVPMLVKIAPDLSDDDVQAAARVLGDLNVDGVIATNTTVSRIGIDGAPHASETGGLSGRPLMGEATAVLRMMRTRLPESIPMIGVGGILSGADAATKMAAGATLVQCYTGLVYRGPALVHECVEAMRRRKEAPSRGNMPPIV, encoded by the coding sequence ATGTACTCCATCGTCCGCCCCTTCCTGTTCGGACTGGACGCAGAGACGGCGCACGGCGCCACGCTCGCTGCGATGGAAGCGGCTTATCGCAGCGGGCTGAGTCCGCTACTGGGCCGCCGCCCGGCGCCGCTGCCGACGCGCGCCTTCGGCCTGACCTTTCCCAATCCGGTCGGCCTGGCCGCCGGCCTGGACAAGAACGGTGCGCACATCGATGCGCTGCTGGCGCTGGGCTTCGGCTTCGTCGAGGTCGGCACGGTCACGCCGCGTGCGCAGGAAGGCAACCCGAAGCCGCGCATGTTCCGCCTGCCCGACCAGCAGGCGGTGATCAATCGCCTCGGCTTCAACAACGGCGGCGTCGACGAACTGGTGCGCAATGTCGGCAAGGCCCGCCGTCGCGGCGGCCTGCTCGGCATCAACATCGGCAAGAACAAGGACACGCCGAACGAATCGGCGGAAACCGACTATCTGCACTGCCTCGAGCGCGTCTACCCGCTCGCCGACTACGTCACCGTCAACATCTCCTCGCCCAACACCGCCGGCCTGCGCGAGCTGCAGGAAGAGCAGTCGTTGCGGCGCCTGGTGTCGATCCTGCGCGAAGCGCAGGAGCGCCTGGGGGCATTGCACGGCAAGCGCGTGCCGATGCTGGTCAAGATCGCCCCGGACCTGAGCGACGACGATGTCCAGGCGGCCGCGCGCGTGCTCGGCGACCTCAATGTCGACGGCGTCATCGCCACCAACACCACGGTCTCGCGCATCGGCATCGACGGCGCGCCGCATGCTTCCGAAACTGGCGGTCTGTCCGGCCGGCCGCTGATGGGCGAGGCGACCGCGGTGCTGCGGATGATGCGTACGCGCCTGCCCGAGTCGATTCCGATGATCGGTGTCGGCGGCATCCTTTCCGGTGCCGACGCCGCGACCAAGATGGCCGCCGGTGCGACCCTGGTGCAGTGCTATACCGGCCTGGTCTACCGTGGCCCGGCACTGGTGCACGAATGCGTCGAGGCCATGCGCCGGCGCAAGGAAGCGCCGAGCCGGGGCAACATGCCGCCGATCGTATGA
- a CDS encoding MurR/RpiR family transcriptional regulator, which translates to MSPLLKIRSERDQMSAIERRIADFLLDNAHLLRDYSSQQLANALGISQSSVVKFSQKLGFKGYPDLKYSIGQAVARGDGGDEHVASEVRNDDPHAALAEDLWHLKAQAEAATRLINPPERIDAIAAAIQQAGKVFIIGLGEDGIPARAFATRLSMLGILTVHYVDAILMQAGVSSAAPGDVLLVFSEHGRQPALCQISRLFRERFGKVISVSRHTPNPLRAHADAALLVSAHDERRHIEPLLYQCALQHLLDLIFILLCDGNDDRRSQLDFNFERMQDLLDS; encoded by the coding sequence ATGTCGCCCCTGCTGAAGATCCGCTCCGAACGCGACCAGATGTCCGCCATCGAACGCCGCATCGCCGACTTCCTGCTCGACAACGCCCACCTGCTGCGCGACTACTCGTCGCAGCAGCTGGCCAATGCGCTCGGCATCAGCCAGTCGAGCGTGGTCAAGTTCAGCCAGAAGCTTGGCTTCAAAGGTTATCCGGACCTCAAGTACTCGATCGGCCAGGCGGTCGCGCGTGGCGACGGCGGCGACGAGCATGTCGCCAGCGAAGTGCGCAACGACGATCCGCACGCCGCCCTCGCCGAAGACCTGTGGCACCTCAAGGCGCAAGCCGAAGCCGCCACGCGACTGATCAATCCGCCCGAACGCATTGACGCAATCGCCGCGGCGATCCAGCAGGCGGGCAAGGTCTTCATCATCGGCCTGGGCGAGGACGGCATCCCGGCACGCGCGTTCGCCACGCGGCTGTCGATGCTCGGCATCCTCACCGTCCACTACGTCGATGCGATCCTGATGCAGGCCGGCGTCTCCAGCGCCGCTCCCGGTGACGTGCTGCTGGTGTTTTCCGAGCACGGCAGGCAGCCGGCGCTGTGCCAGATCAGCCGCCTGTTCCGCGAGCGTTTCGGCAAGGTGATCTCGGTCAGCCGGCACACGCCCAATCCGCTGCGAGCACATGCCGACGCGGCGCTATTGGTATCCGCCCACGACGAGCGCCGGCACATCGAGCCGCTGCTGTACCAGTGCGCATTGCAGCACTTGCTCGACCTCATCTTCATCCTGCTGTGCGACGGCAACGACGACCGCCGCAGCCAGCTCGATTTCAATTTCGAACGCATGCAGGACCTGCTGGACAGCTGA
- a CDS encoding L,D-transpeptidase family protein, producing MTDPMRRYTAHALLCIVALVLAGCAGMKSRQPTQPWDDAQQMVVVTTADWTANTGTLQRYERDGSGWRALGEAAPITVGRSGSGWGVGLHAPQSGEPQKVEGDGRAPAGVFRIGTAFGYADSAAGAWPYQAMTASDFCIDVNASPLYNRIVDARQVGADAVAGSTEPMRRDLHAGGDQRYKLGFVIEHNPDNRSGTGSCIFAHLWKAPGETTAGCTAMAEPVMQQLLAWLDPKRKPVFVLLPVAEYGRVRKDWRLP from the coding sequence ATGACCGATCCGATGCGCCGATACACCGCACATGCCCTGCTCTGCATCGTCGCCCTGGTGCTTGCCGGCTGCGCAGGCATGAAAAGCAGGCAGCCCACGCAGCCATGGGACGATGCCCAGCAGATGGTCGTGGTGACGACTGCGGACTGGACCGCCAACACCGGCACGCTGCAGCGCTACGAGCGCGATGGCAGCGGTTGGCGTGCGCTGGGAGAGGCGGCGCCGATCACGGTCGGACGCAGTGGTTCGGGCTGGGGTGTCGGCCTGCACGCGCCCCAGTCCGGCGAACCGCAAAAGGTCGAAGGTGATGGCCGCGCACCGGCCGGCGTGTTCCGCATCGGCACTGCGTTCGGCTACGCCGACAGCGCCGCCGGCGCCTGGCCTTACCAGGCGATGACGGCCTCGGACTTCTGCATCGACGTCAACGCATCGCCGCTGTACAACCGCATCGTCGATGCGCGCCAGGTCGGCGCCGACGCCGTCGCCGGCTCGACCGAGCCGATGCGTCGCGACCTGCATGCCGGCGGCGACCAGCGCTACAAACTCGGCTTCGTCATCGAGCACAACCCCGACAACCGCAGTGGCACCGGCAGCTGCATCTTCGCCCACCTGTGGAAGGCGCCGGGCGAGACGACGGCCGGCTGCACGGCGATGGCCGAGCCGGTGATGCAGCAGTTGCTGGCGTGGCTGGATCCCAAGCGCAAGCCGGTGTTCGTGCTGCTGCCGGTGGCGGAGTACGGGCGCGTTCGGAAGGACTGGCGCCTGCCCTGA
- a CDS encoding DUF4190 domain-containing protein, translating to MQAVVRRDNSTLAIVSLVFGVLGWTALPIVASLVAIVTGHLAKAELRRTPEREGKVLAVIGLVLGWSSLLVIVSVVTFLLIWTGLIFSDGVREITLPRAH from the coding sequence ATGCAAGCAGTCGTCCGTCGCGACAACAGCACGCTCGCCATCGTCAGCCTGGTGTTCGGTGTGCTGGGCTGGACCGCGCTCCCGATCGTCGCCAGCCTGGTGGCGATCGTCACCGGCCACCTGGCCAAGGCCGAGCTGCGCCGGACGCCCGAACGCGAAGGCAAAGTACTGGCCGTGATCGGGCTGGTGCTGGGGTGGTCTTCGCTGCTGGTGATTGTCTCGGTCGTCACGTTCCTGCTGATCTGGACCGGCTTGATCTTCTCGGACGGTGTGCGCGAGATCACGCTGCCGAGAGCGCACTGA